The window CGAATTCGCCTTGTTTGATGCTTGTGGTTACGTGGCGTAAAATGTAACTTTTTACACCTTTATTAGCGTAGTATTTTTCTATATTTTTAAGTTCGATCATTTTTTAGTTGTGGGTTAAATGTTACGAGTTATAAGTCTGGACTCCTAACTATTAGCGTACTATTTATTATTCATATTATTCTAAAAGATTATAAATGTTGCGACCAGACTTATAACTGATAACCTACAACATGTAACTCTTTTTTATTCATATTTAAGGGCATTTACCGGATCGCTAATTGCGGCTCTTCTTGCTTGAATGCTAACCGTTAAAATGGCGATGATAACGGAAACAACAGTTGCCATTAAAAAAGGAAAAATCGGCATATCAATGCGATAAGCAAAACCATCTAACCACTTTTTGATGAGGATGTAAGCGATTGGCCAGCTAATTAAGTTTGCAATAACCACCAATATTAAAAAAGATTTATTTAACAAATTAACGATCTGAAGGTTAGATGCACCTAATACTTTCCTAACCGCAACCTCTCTTTTCCGTCGCTTTGCTACAAAAGTTGAAAGTGCAAATAAACCTAATAGCGAAAGGGAAACTGAAACTGTACTAAATAGCATTATCATATTTATAAAGCGGCTATTTTCTTCTAAAATATCTTTAAAAACATTATCCATAGAAGTGTATTCCATTGGATAATCCGGGTATAACGATATCCATTCGGCTTCAATTTTTTTTATTATTTCTGAACTTTTACTGGTATTAAAACGTATAAGCAGATTATTTGTATTTGATGTTCCACCCAAGCGAGTAACTTTATAAACCGTTGGTAAAACTGCCTTATCGAAACCTTCATTATGATAATCCTTTATTACGCCAACAATTTGAAAAGTTAAAAACTTATCATCGCTTTTTAAACTATAAGTTTTGCCTACAGGATTTTTGCTTATGAATTTAGCCGCAGCTTCGTTCATAACGACAGTATTAACAGTATCTTGTTTATATTCTTTATTAAAAATTCTGCCTTGCAAAACCTTCACACCCAAAGCTTGAAGGGCATCAAAAGTGACTGTGACCGTGTTAACCTGAATATTATTTCCCTTATAAATAATTTCCTCCGGAACGTTAAAAGCATTCCCCATTACCTGGGTTGTAGTTGCAACATATTGAACGCCGGGAATGCGTTTTAGACGTTCGGCAAAATCATTTTCATAATTAGATTTAATGTTGATTAAGTTGCTTTTTTCGAAGCCTAAATCTTTATTATTCATAAATTCAGTCTGCTGATGCATAACGCCAATCGAAATTATAAACGTTACTGAGATTACGAATTGAAATATTACTAAACCATTTCTCAAAGCGATTCCCTTTAAACCATTTTCATAATTTCCTTTTAAAACAGAAACTGGATTGTAATTTGAAAGAATCCACGCAGGATAAAATCCAGCCAAAAGCGTTACTAAAATAAATAGTCCGATCAGCTGTATAATCATTACAAAAAGCTGAGGATTGTGCCAAAAACTTAAGTCGACATTAAATTGATGATTGAATATTGGTAAAACAACTTCAATTAAAACAACGCACAAGAACAATGAAACGACGCTTTGTAAAGCAGATTCTAAAAGAAACTGACCAATAAGTTGCGATTTGTAAGAACCTAATACCTTTTTAACGCCAACTTCCTTCGCCCGTTGAACAGATTGTGCCGTGGCTAAATTAACAAAGTTGATGATAGAAACTAGAAGTAAAAAGGCGGAGATGCCAATTACAGGTTTCAATTTATCAAACCAACTCATCTTAAATGGTGGATTTCCATGTACAGCGTTAAGTTGAACTGCTTTTAATCCGGGCGTTTTTCCATCTTTATAAAACTCATTAAAGTTAATTTTACGTTTAACAAATGATGCTTTTTTAAAATCGACATAAACTTTTTGCAAGCTTTTATTCAATGATGAAGTATCGCCTCCGCCCGACAGTTTTGCGTAAACCTGGCAATAGTGACTACTATTTGCTTGCTCTGGATCAGATTCTTGCTCTCCCGTTCGCATTATAGCATTAAAAGCCACACTTTGAGCAGACTTAGGCTCCTCAACTACGCCCGTTATGGTTAAATCCTGACCTTTATCATCCCGCCACATTACCACTTTTATTGTTTTACCAAGCACCCTGTTGGTGCCGAAAAGACGTAATGCAGTTTGTTCCTTTAACACCACAGATTTTGGGTTATTTAAAGCCGTTTCGACATTACCCTGAATAAATTTGTATGGAAAAACAGCAAAAAAATTCTGGT is drawn from Pedobacter mucosus and contains these coding sequences:
- a CDS encoding ABC transporter permease, which codes for MFKLNLKIALRNLFKNKVYAFINIGGLALGLTAFVLMLLYINHEESYDTWSPELKNVYQIREKHDFFTPDNKEHWQDMTDSRMGALVREKIPQAIAVTRVSPDWDFVKGFSVKIEHANPVIISRMKDADQNFFAVFPYKFIQGNVETALNNPKSVVLKEQTALRLFGTNRVLGKTIKVVMWRDDKGQDLTITGVVEEPKSAQSVAFNAIMRTGEQESDPEQANSSHYCQVYAKLSGGGDTSSLNKSLQKVYVDFKKASFVKRKINFNEFYKDGKTPGLKAVQLNAVHGNPPFKMSWFDKLKPVIGISAFLLLVSIINFVNLATAQSVQRAKEVGVKKVLGSYKSQLIGQFLLESALQSVVSLFLCVVLIEVVLPIFNHQFNVDLSFWHNPQLFVMIIQLIGLFILVTLLAGFYPAWILSNYNPVSVLKGNYENGLKGIALRNGLVIFQFVISVTFIISIGVMHQQTEFMNNKDLGFEKSNLINIKSNYENDFAERLKRIPGVQYVATTTQVMGNAFNVPEEIIYKGNNIQVNTVTVTFDALQALGVKVLQGRIFNKEYKQDTVNTVVMNEAAAKFISKNPVGKTYSLKSDDKFLTFQIVGVIKDYHNEGFDKAVLPTVYKVTRLGGTSNTNNLLIRFNTSKSSEIIKKIEAEWISLYPDYPMEYTSMDNVFKDILEENSRFINMIMLFSTVSVSLSLLGLFALSTFVAKRRKREVAVRKVLGASNLQIVNLLNKSFLILVVIANLISWPIAYILIKKWLDGFAYRIDMPIFPFLMATVVSVIIAILTVSIQARRAAISDPVNALKYE